A genome region from Candidatus Manganitrophus noduliformans includes the following:
- the wecB gene encoding non-hydrolyzing UDP-N-acetylglucosamine 2-epimerase, which yields MKKKIIVLAGTRPEAIKLAPIILELKKNADLFEAVICASGQHNEMLCQALSDFEIVPDMNLSVMRSGQSLAGVTARLFEAIDHLLESERPDWILVQGDTTTAMVGALCSFYRRVKIGHVEAGLRSHNRWAPFPEEVNRRVAGMVADRHFAPTDRAKRNLLSEGVAESDILVTGNTVVDALLWMIERVRREQPSLSAEVLKALSNGKRMVLVTGHRRESFGPGFEQICLAIRTLAEMYRDVVFIYPVHLNPNVQEPVMRLLGKVERVLLTAPLTYKPFVWLMDRSALILTDSGGIQEEAPSLGKPVLVMRKVTERPEGVEAGTSRLVGTDRDQIVEGVTSALKSLGESRSVPLPYNPYGDGLAAQRIVQALRS from the coding sequence ATGAAGAAGAAAATCATTGTACTCGCCGGAACGCGTCCCGAGGCGATTAAGCTGGCTCCTATTATCCTGGAGTTGAAGAAAAACGCTGATCTCTTCGAGGCGGTCATCTGTGCGTCCGGCCAACATAACGAAATGCTCTGCCAGGCCTTATCCGATTTTGAGATCGTCCCCGATATGAATCTGAGCGTCATGCGTTCGGGACAATCGCTTGCCGGTGTGACGGCCCGCCTTTTTGAAGCAATTGATCATCTTCTTGAATCCGAACGGCCCGATTGGATCTTGGTTCAGGGGGATACGACGACAGCGATGGTCGGCGCCCTTTGCAGTTTTTACCGAAGGGTGAAGATCGGCCATGTGGAGGCTGGGCTTCGGAGTCACAACCGATGGGCCCCCTTTCCGGAAGAGGTGAACCGTCGGGTTGCGGGGATGGTTGCGGACAGGCATTTTGCCCCGACGGATAGGGCGAAGCGAAACCTTCTGAGCGAGGGGGTGGCGGAAAGCGATATTTTGGTAACCGGCAACACCGTAGTCGACGCCCTTCTCTGGATGATCGAGCGGGTTCGAAGAGAACAACCTTCCCTGTCGGCAGAGGTCCTGAAGGCGCTCTCCAATGGAAAGCGAATGGTGCTCGTAACCGGGCACCGGCGCGAGAGCTTCGGTCCAGGTTTCGAGCAGATCTGTCTCGCCATCCGAACGTTGGCGGAGATGTACCGGGACGTTGTTTTCATCTACCCTGTCCATTTGAATCCAAATGTGCAGGAGCCGGTGATGCGTCTTTTGGGAAAGGTTGAGCGGGTTCTCTTAACTGCCCCATTGACCTATAAGCCCTTTGTTTGGCTGATGGATAGGAGTGCGCTGATCTTAACGGACTCGGGAGGAATACAAGAAGAGGCGCCGAGTCTCGGTAAACCGGTTTTGGTGATGCGTAAAGTGACGGAGCGTCCAGAGGGGGTTGAGGCCGGGACAAGCCGACTGGTCGGCACCGATCGAGATCAGATCGTCGAAGGGGTCACTTCGGCTTTGAAGAGTTTAGGTGAGAGCCGATCGGTCCCATTGCCCTACAATCCATACGGGGATGGATTGGCCGCTCAGCGCATTGTCCAGGCCCTTCGCTCTTGA
- a CDS encoding glycosyltransferase family 4 protein has product MRELKILNLIDSNSLGGPEKYILGYAKGLDDSIKIAVSTFGSDGSDSPFLSQSHALKKINSFVIPCAHSYDPKQITNLIALARRGEYDIINSHGYRADLIGLIASRVLSVPIVATFHGWTGSNSKVRFFDRIDRAVLKRMDHIITVSEANKRRLQQSGIEETKMTVVPNAIDPEEFLGLSRLGRPEMLREELGLSGDEKICICVGRLSFEKGQKVALQAFASTIKEIPECRLVFLGEGPEEGRLRKLGHELGVSNEVYFVGFRPNVIDYLKFSDRILLPSLTEGLPTVVLEAFLCSKLVIATSVGGTPEVVRDRETGILVPPNDPQSLSKAIIESFKDQKEMERIAQNACQVVMAHHTFEKHVVKMERVFRTL; this is encoded by the coding sequence ATGCGAGAACTTAAAATCCTGAATCTGATCGACTCGAATTCTCTGGGAGGCCCGGAAAAGTATATCCTCGGATATGCGAAGGGGCTGGATGATTCAATCAAAATAGCAGTCTCAACCTTCGGAAGCGACGGTTCGGATAGCCCTTTTTTATCTCAATCGCACGCGTTGAAGAAGATCAATTCGTTCGTCATCCCGTGCGCTCACTCCTATGATCCGAAGCAGATCACGAATTTGATCGCCCTTGCAAGGCGCGGGGAATACGATATCATCAATTCGCACGGCTATCGCGCCGATCTGATTGGCCTCATCGCATCGAGGGTCTTAAGCGTTCCGATCGTCGCTACGTTTCACGGTTGGACCGGCTCTAATTCGAAAGTTAGATTCTTTGATCGAATCGATAGAGCGGTTTTGAAGCGGATGGACCACATTATCACCGTTTCGGAGGCGAACAAAAGACGATTGCAGCAATCCGGGATCGAAGAGACTAAAATGACGGTGGTGCCGAACGCAATCGACCCTGAAGAATTCCTTGGCCTTTCCCGATTGGGTCGGCCTGAAATGTTGAGGGAAGAACTCGGCTTGAGTGGAGATGAGAAGATTTGCATCTGCGTCGGAAGGCTCAGTTTCGAAAAGGGTCAGAAAGTCGCGCTCCAAGCTTTTGCGAGCACAATCAAGGAAATCCCTGAATGTCGTCTCGTTTTTTTGGGCGAAGGACCGGAAGAAGGGAGATTGCGGAAGCTGGGCCACGAGTTGGGCGTTTCGAATGAAGTCTACTTCGTCGGTTTCCGGCCGAATGTCATCGATTATCTGAAGTTCTCCGATAGGATCCTCCTCCCTTCGCTTACGGAGGGACTTCCAACTGTGGTGTTGGAAGCCTTTCTCTGTTCAAAGCTTGTCATTGCAACGTCGGTCGGCGGGACCCCGGAGGTCGTTCGAGATCGAGAAACGGGAATTTTAGTTCCACCCAACGATCCTCAGAGCCTGTCTAAGGCGATAATCGAATCTTTTAAAGACCAGAAGGAGATGGAACGGATTGCACAGAATGCCTGCCAAGTCGTGATGGCCCATCACACCTTTGAAAAACATGTCGTAAAAATGGAGCGCGTGTTCCGGACATTATGA
- a CDS encoding VanZ family protein encodes MTKKSYPLREGGFLRAAVAYLFFVVLLLLWPFDFWRAFERSENGARWLERSNGVDIGEPGQILSPGGIPLRDLLASGGGFTLEAWVATADPQQSGPARIVSHSRNPSRRNFTLGQEGKNLIMRLRTTGTDLNGTIPHLVVKDVFQSTEPRHIVATYDFKEEVIYVDGEEQIRSQGVKGTFSNWDRSYPLVLANEATGDRPWLGRIFLVALYQRALDTMEIHRNYQAGWMAAPNGEGSLRRVSDGLAALYLFDEREGGIIADRSGHPLSSNLYIPKRIQQKSPAHFLEYPVRLSDLTVTMLIDGVLNIILFIPVGFLLHAALGEHLGSRKAKVVWVMLIGGLFSLTAESLQYFLPGRFSSASDLLTNLAGIFVGIIIDRSRSTVEKKVGEESCLEAQCRS; translated from the coding sequence ATGACTAAGAAATCTTACCCTCTTCGGGAGGGCGGCTTTTTACGGGCGGCTGTCGCCTACCTTTTTTTTGTCGTGCTTCTCCTCTTATGGCCGTTTGATTTTTGGCGCGCTTTTGAGAGGAGCGAAAACGGCGCCCGGTGGCTGGAGCGTTCGAACGGTGTCGATATCGGCGAGCCGGGGCAGATCCTCTCCCCGGGGGGGATCCCCTTGCGCGATCTCCTTGCATCAGGAGGCGGTTTCACGCTGGAGGCGTGGGTGGCGACCGCCGATCCGCAGCAATCCGGACCGGCGAGGATTGTCTCGCATTCCCGAAATCCCTCCCGGCGGAATTTCACGCTCGGTCAGGAGGGGAAGAATCTGATCATGCGGCTGCGAACCACCGGGACCGACCTCAACGGCACGATCCCACACCTCGTTGTGAAAGATGTGTTTCAGTCAACTGAACCGCGCCACATCGTGGCGACGTATGACTTTAAGGAAGAAGTCATTTACGTCGACGGCGAGGAGCAGATTCGGTCTCAAGGGGTGAAAGGGACTTTCTCGAATTGGGATCGATCGTATCCGTTGGTCTTGGCGAACGAAGCGACCGGAGATCGGCCTTGGCTGGGGAGAATTTTCCTGGTGGCCCTCTATCAACGCGCATTGGATACGATGGAGATTCATCGGAATTATCAGGCGGGGTGGATGGCCGCGCCAAACGGCGAGGGGAGTCTGCGGCGCGTTTCGGACGGCTTGGCGGCTCTCTATCTCTTTGACGAGAGGGAAGGGGGGATCATCGCAGATCGCTCCGGCCACCCCTTGTCTTCGAACCTCTACATTCCGAAGCGAATCCAGCAGAAGAGTCCGGCCCATTTTTTGGAGTACCCCGTCCGTTTGTCCGATCTGACCGTAACGATGTTGATCGACGGCGTTTTGAATATCATCCTCTTTATCCCGGTTGGGTTCTTGCTCCACGCTGCGCTCGGAGAGCACCTGGGGTCGAGAAAAGCAAAAGTCGTCTGGGTGATGTTGATCGGAGGATTATTCAGCCTGACGGCTGAGTCGCTGCAGTATTTTTTGCCGGGCCGGTTTTCCTCCGCCAGCGATCTGTTGACCAATCTGGCCGGTATCTTCGTCGGAATCATAATCGACCGATCTCGGTCGACTGTTGAAAAAAAGGTCGGAGAGGAATCGTGTTTGGAGGCGCAATGTCGATCTTAA
- a CDS encoding O-antigen ligase family protein, with amino-acid sequence MLFRLVLLYIVIFYSQIGGRVPILGKIRIEFLVGSLALCLILMRKLDRSRKAESGNQFNYAIIFFFISMLITIPISYWPGKSIETLIRVLKYFSIYIMIVSTVDTEEKLKQFVWTYLMMVFLIVGEPFLGVITGNATFGSHRGYDRLMGATGLWAHPNSLGGFASANLPFLYFLYKAENSKLKRWLILAIAVSSIGSIIFTGSRTAYVGVLGVVGAIWIVNPHKIRNIVLALFFLVVIWFVMPDDYRNQFLSLKSMDEVILSKDEAVDGSMMERWEIVRDAWMIFLDHPFLGVGVDAFPTVRGARFNRWQDTHNLYLQVLTNLGIIGGIAFFNLMVSIFKNLTRTKRHLETLGGRENIWLSQLAQAVTIFVLGRLIVGMFGMDLYENYWWFAGGLSVVMRRVASARALSESQHDVHSRPLAIASPKETL; translated from the coding sequence ATGCTCTTCCGGTTGGTTCTCCTGTATATTGTTATATTTTACTCTCAGATCGGAGGACGTGTTCCGATCCTCGGGAAGATTCGAATCGAATTTTTGGTCGGTTCCCTCGCTCTTTGCTTAATTTTGATGAGGAAACTTGACCGATCTCGGAAGGCCGAGTCGGGAAATCAGTTCAACTATGCCATTATTTTCTTTTTTATATCGATGCTCATAACGATTCCAATTTCATACTGGCCGGGAAAATCGATCGAGACGCTCATCCGTGTACTGAAATATTTCTCGATCTATATCATGATCGTCTCGACGGTCGATACCGAGGAGAAATTAAAACAATTTGTCTGGACTTATTTGATGATGGTTTTTCTCATCGTGGGGGAGCCGTTTCTGGGCGTGATCACAGGAAACGCCACTTTCGGTTCACACAGGGGGTACGACAGGCTCATGGGTGCGACCGGGCTCTGGGCTCATCCGAACTCATTGGGTGGTTTCGCGTCGGCGAACCTACCGTTCTTATACTTCCTTTACAAGGCGGAAAATTCCAAACTCAAGCGCTGGCTGATCCTCGCGATTGCGGTCTCTTCAATTGGCAGCATCATCTTTACTGGTTCACGGACCGCCTACGTCGGGGTGCTCGGTGTGGTAGGTGCGATTTGGATAGTGAACCCTCATAAGATTCGGAATATCGTGCTGGCGCTTTTTTTTCTGGTCGTTATTTGGTTCGTGATGCCGGACGACTACCGGAACCAGTTTCTTTCGCTGAAGTCGATGGATGAGGTGATCTTATCAAAAGACGAAGCGGTCGATGGGTCGATGATGGAGCGATGGGAAATTGTTCGAGATGCCTGGATGATCTTTCTCGACCATCCGTTTCTCGGCGTCGGTGTTGACGCGTTCCCAACTGTCCGAGGGGCCCGTTTCAATCGCTGGCAGGATACGCATAATCTTTATCTTCAGGTCTTAACCAACTTGGGAATCATCGGTGGAATCGCTTTTTTCAATTTGATGGTATCAATATTCAAAAATTTGACCCGCACGAAACGGCACCTGGAGACCCTTGGAGGACGTGAAAACATTTGGCTGTCACAGCTGGCTCAAGCCGTGACAATCTTTGTTCTAGGGAGACTAATTGTCGGGATGTTCGGTATGGATCTTTATGAAAATTACTGGTGGTTTGCCGGTGGGCTTTCCGTCGTAATGCGGAGGGTGGCCAGTGCTCGGGCTCTTTCGGAGTCGCAGCACGATGTGCATTCTAGGCCGCTCGCGATTGCCTCACCGAAAGAAACTTTGTAG
- a CDS encoding phenylacetate--CoA ligase family protein produces the protein MRHWRELEESQFLSEKQLRERQWARLKMMVEFAFLNNAYYRRRFEEYGIRLEEIKTPEDLRKVPILTKKEIRGHGEELISNGFSRSHLMEAKTGGSTGTSLKLYLTEVCSELKNACARRHNRWSGWEVGEPVAAVWGNPVYPVGLKEKLRDALLSPTIYLDTMALTEEAVKKFAADWKRVRPTLLFGHAHSIYLLAKMVLETGIHGIAPKGVISSSMMLLPHERAVIERVFSVKVFNRYGCEEVGLISSECDRHEGMHINIDHLFVEFIKEDGTPAQPGELGAIVITDLINKAMPFIRYRIEDMGVPLDRKCSCGRGLPLMEKIAGRVADFLVRKDGTLIAGISLIENTLTRIPGIEQMQIVQNDRESIRVNIVPDQAFSSENRNELIRYFSKTFGLNMQIELSEVGEIQAERNGKYRFSICNVDQ, from the coding sequence TTGCGCCATTGGAGAGAACTGGAAGAGTCACAGTTCCTCTCGGAGAAACAGCTTCGGGAACGTCAATGGGCCAGGCTTAAGATGATGGTTGAATTCGCTTTCCTGAATAATGCCTACTATCGAAGAAGATTCGAGGAATACGGTATACGCCTGGAGGAGATAAAAACACCAGAGGATCTTCGCAAGGTGCCGATACTTACTAAAAAAGAGATTCGGGGACATGGAGAGGAACTGATATCAAACGGATTCAGCCGCTCTCATCTCATGGAGGCGAAGACCGGAGGATCAACGGGAACGTCTTTAAAGCTCTATCTGACAGAAGTGTGTAGCGAGTTAAAAAATGCGTGTGCCCGAAGGCATAATCGATGGTCTGGCTGGGAAGTGGGGGAGCCGGTCGCCGCGGTTTGGGGAAACCCGGTTTATCCGGTTGGGCTTAAGGAAAAACTTCGTGATGCGCTTCTCTCCCCGACAATATATCTTGATACGATGGCTTTGACCGAAGAGGCTGTAAAGAAATTCGCGGCCGACTGGAAGCGGGTTCGGCCGACGCTTCTCTTCGGTCATGCGCACTCCATCTATCTTTTGGCAAAAATGGTTCTTGAGACGGGGATTCACGGCATTGCGCCGAAGGGGGTTATCTCCTCGTCTATGATGCTGCTACCCCACGAAAGGGCGGTGATAGAGCGGGTGTTCTCCGTGAAGGTCTTTAACCGTTATGGTTGTGAGGAGGTCGGACTCATTTCCAGCGAATGCGACCGGCATGAAGGGATGCACATCAACATCGATCATCTCTTCGTAGAATTCATCAAAGAGGACGGAACGCCGGCGCAGCCGGGCGAGCTTGGAGCGATTGTCATTACCGATCTGATCAACAAGGCGATGCCCTTTATCCGATACCGAATCGAGGATATGGGGGTTCCGCTCGATCGGAAATGCTCCTGCGGGAGGGGACTTCCCCTGATGGAGAAGATCGCCGGAAGGGTCGCCGATTTTCTGGTGCGCAAGGATGGAACACTGATCGCCGGCATCTCTCTCATCGAAAATACGCTCACCCGCATTCCGGGAATCGAACAGATGCAGATCGTTCAGAATGATCGGGAAAGTATCAGGGTAAATATTGTCCCAGATCAGGCATTCTCCTCGGAAAACAGGAATGAGCTGATTCGATATTTCTCAAAGACATTCGGTTTGAATATGCAGATTGAGCTAAGCGAGGTCGGGGAGATACAGGCGGAGCGAAATGGAAAGTATCGATTTTCAATCTGCAATGTCGATCAATAG
- a CDS encoding glycosyltransferase family 2 protein codes for MKGLQSSETSQTVSVVITCYNYAKFISQAVDSVLAQTYSDFEVIIVNDGSTDHTDDVLKPYLSEKKIKYIKQENRGQANAKNNGIRNSMGRLIAFLDADDWWDKMKLEKLAARFSEENTGVVYSKSQIMDSNGIPLDWIYPEKTYSGRITEELFIDNFIPFSSAMIRRECFERAGLFDESLGMGIDWDLWLRISRQYEFDVVDEPLLYYRMGHVNQMSKNMEVRMRCSDRIMEKFLSESPEMLSGAALNRAWFKTYCNRGEYYRSKDLRKSSRYFLKAIPRAPLDQGAYRGLAKNLLALLGIKRAGSRQA; via the coding sequence ATGAAGGGCCTCCAATCGTCTGAGACAAGCCAAACCGTCAGCGTTGTGATCACTTGCTATAACTATGCAAAGTTCATCAGCCAAGCGGTCGACTCAGTTTTAGCTCAAACATATTCCGATTTTGAAGTCATTATCGTGAACGACGGTTCCACCGATCATACGGACGACGTCCTGAAACCTTACCTCAGCGAGAAAAAGATAAAATACATCAAACAGGAAAACAGGGGCCAGGCGAACGCGAAGAATAATGGAATTAGAAATTCAATGGGCCGTCTGATCGCTTTTTTAGATGCGGATGACTGGTGGGACAAAATGAAACTCGAAAAGCTGGCGGCGCGATTTTCGGAGGAAAATACCGGCGTCGTCTATTCCAAGTCTCAAATTATGGATTCCAACGGCATTCCCTTGGACTGGATTTATCCGGAGAAGACCTATTCAGGACGCATTACCGAGGAGCTATTTATTGACAATTTCATCCCTTTTTCTTCCGCGATGATTCGCCGTGAATGTTTTGAACGGGCCGGTCTGTTCGACGAATCACTGGGGATGGGAATAGACTGGGATTTGTGGCTGAGGATATCTCGCCAGTATGAATTTGATGTTGTGGACGAACCGCTTCTCTATTACCGGATGGGGCATGTCAATCAGATGTCGAAAAACATGGAAGTGCGAATGAGATGCTCCGACAGAATCATGGAAAAGTTTTTGTCGGAAAGTCCTGAAATGTTGTCCGGGGCCGCTTTGAATCGTGCATGGTTTAAGACATACTGCAACCGAGGGGAATATTACAGAAGTAAGGACCTTCGAAAATCGTCTAGATACTTTTTAAAAGCAATTCCGAGAGCTCCTTTAGACCAAGGAGCGTACAGAGGCCTGGCAAAGAACTTATTGGCATTGCTGGGGATAAAACGAGCCGGCAGTCGGCAGGCGTAA
- a CDS encoding glycosyltransferase family 4 protein, with translation MDGVALHKRVCYIFQDQYPWDVRVEKISDSLAQQGVEVHIVSRNRDGLARTEPYRDQITIHRLSKGFHPVVRDLLNFPAFFSPFWLKAIVSSVWKTASELIIVRDLPLAITAWIAGKMTRRPVLLDMAENYPAMIQDTWTYRGPQGFDYLIRNPALLRSMERFILPKMDGVLVVSEASAARVGNLGVPKETISVVGNTPSLQRGVSHSFANEIRERSDFILIYVGGLEETRGLDTLIRAIPRVAEVEPNVLVVLVGKGTSEPMLRQLTRALGLEKHLLWMGWQDPKSVPSLIQAADVCLVPHYVTEHTDTTIPNKIFDYMLQKKPVIVTHAKTLSEIVDFAQCGLVYKDHRVDELSEAIIQLRSRELRRKMGEAGYQAVLSRYNWDHDSRRLIEAVLALTHPPQLLCNGNART, from the coding sequence ATGGACGGGGTCGCGTTGCATAAGCGAGTCTGCTATATTTTTCAGGATCAATATCCGTGGGATGTGCGGGTCGAAAAGATTTCGGATTCGCTCGCACAACAGGGTGTCGAAGTGCATATTGTCTCGCGCAATCGGGATGGTTTGGCCAGAACCGAACCCTATCGTGACCAGATCACCATTCATCGGTTGTCTAAGGGATTTCATCCGGTCGTGAGAGATCTCCTCAATTTCCCCGCCTTTTTCTCTCCATTCTGGCTGAAGGCGATCGTCTCGAGCGTTTGGAAGACGGCCTCCGAACTGATCATCGTCCGGGATTTGCCTCTTGCGATTACAGCCTGGATTGCTGGAAAGATGACCCGGCGACCGGTTCTCTTAGACATGGCGGAGAATTATCCTGCGATGATTCAGGACACCTGGACCTATCGAGGACCCCAGGGGTTCGATTACCTCATTCGAAACCCCGCGTTGCTCCGGAGCATGGAGCGGTTCATCCTGCCCAAAATGGACGGCGTTCTGGTTGTCTCCGAGGCGAGTGCGGCGCGAGTTGGGAATTTGGGCGTCCCAAAAGAGACAATCTCAGTCGTCGGAAATACCCCCTCCCTCCAAAGAGGAGTGAGTCATTCCTTTGCAAATGAAATCAGAGAGAGGTCCGATTTTATCTTGATCTATGTGGGGGGACTGGAGGAAACGAGAGGGTTGGATACCCTGATCCGAGCCATCCCAAGGGTCGCTGAAGTGGAGCCGAATGTCCTGGTCGTCCTCGTTGGAAAGGGAACCTCTGAGCCGATGCTCAGACAATTGACTCGAGCGTTGGGGCTTGAAAAGCACCTTCTCTGGATGGGGTGGCAGGATCCGAAATCGGTTCCCTCGCTGATTCAGGCGGCCGATGTTTGTCTGGTTCCCCATTACGTCACGGAGCATACCGATACGACGATTCCGAATAAGATTTTCGATTATATGCTGCAGAAGAAACCGGTGATCGTCACCCACGCGAAAACCCTCTCTGAAATCGTCGATTTTGCGCAGTGCGGTCTGGTGTACAAGGATCACCGTGTGGATGAATTGTCGGAAGCGATTATTCAGCTTCGGAGTAGGGAGTTGCGGAGGAAGATGGGAGAGGCGGGGTATCAGGCCGTTTTGAGCAGATACAATTGGGACCACGATTCGCGCCGATTGATCGAAGCCGTCCTTGCGCTAACGCATCCTCCTCAGCTATTATGCAATGGAAATGCGAGAACTTAA
- the asnB gene encoding asparagine synthase (glutamine-hydrolyzing): protein MCGIAGVFHKDQQAAVGSGLLTKMCRSLIHRGPDDEGQYCYRNMGIGMRRLSIIGLATGHQPIPNEDKSIWVVLNGEIYNYLEIKEDLTRKGHTFATTSDTECIVHLYEEYGERCVQYLRGMFAFAVIDQKNRSLFVARDRLGIKPLFYSMQGGGILFASEMKALLQDEAISREIDFAALDAFFTYGYIPSPLTIFKSVRKLDPGHFIKCDAKGIRIEQYWDLQFKPDHRKNEEEFAEEFLKRFDESVRIHLMSEVPLGAFLSGGIDSGLMVAMMARHMTSPVQTFTMGFGGGVGGYLDERGYAKKIAERYDADYHEFEVRPKLEEIIDFIIQSFDEPFADDSVIPTYYICKLAKEHVTVALTGLGGDELFGGYERYLGLTLSQFYQKIPPLITKAIIQPLVGRIPEQQSGHYLINHLKRFVRSVDGDPASRYQRYMSALDDSARGKLYSEGLQKEINVAQTERLGTRYFNALRNDQILDRAFYQDFKMYLPDDILALSDRLSMHHSLELRVPFVDHELVEFCATIPSSMKIRFFKKKYLLKKIARSFLPSEVINHRKQGFASPMASWLRNDLRGYSRDLLSEDNLNRNGFFRSGYINKLLDDHVMRRESHDKLIFSLIVFQKWYETYC, encoded by the coding sequence ATGTGTGGAATCGCTGGGGTATTTCATAAAGATCAGCAGGCGGCGGTTGGCTCCGGTCTCTTGACAAAAATGTGTCGAAGCCTGATTCATCGCGGCCCAGACGACGAAGGCCAGTACTGCTACCGGAACATGGGAATCGGGATGAGGAGGCTGAGCATCATCGGTCTGGCGACCGGTCACCAGCCGATCCCGAATGAAGATAAGTCAATTTGGGTGGTTCTCAATGGTGAGATCTATAATTATTTGGAGATCAAAGAGGATCTCACCCGGAAGGGACACACGTTTGCGACAACCTCGGATACCGAATGCATCGTTCATCTCTATGAAGAGTACGGTGAGCGTTGCGTCCAATATCTGCGAGGGATGTTTGCCTTTGCGGTTATCGATCAGAAGAATCGGTCGTTGTTCGTCGCCCGGGATCGGCTTGGGATTAAGCCGTTATTCTATTCGATGCAAGGAGGGGGGATTCTATTCGCCTCCGAAATGAAGGCCCTTTTGCAGGATGAAGCGATCTCCAGAGAGATCGACTTTGCCGCTTTGGATGCCTTTTTTACCTATGGCTATATCCCTTCGCCGCTCACCATCTTTAAATCAGTCCGAAAACTTGATCCGGGACACTTCATTAAATGTGATGCGAAAGGAATCCGGATCGAACAATACTGGGACTTGCAGTTCAAACCTGATCACCGAAAGAACGAGGAAGAATTCGCAGAAGAGTTTTTGAAGCGCTTCGATGAATCGGTTCGGATTCACCTCATGAGCGAGGTTCCTCTCGGTGCCTTTCTAAGTGGTGGAATCGACTCCGGATTGATGGTCGCGATGATGGCCCGACATATGACTTCTCCGGTCCAGACCTTTACAATGGGATTCGGCGGAGGGGTCGGAGGGTATTTGGATGAAAGAGGATATGCAAAAAAGATCGCGGAGCGATACGATGCCGATTACCATGAATTCGAGGTGCGTCCCAAGCTAGAGGAAATCATCGATTTTATTATCCAATCGTTTGATGAGCCGTTTGCCGACGATTCAGTTATTCCGACCTACTACATTTGTAAGTTGGCGAAAGAGCATGTTACCGTCGCGCTGACCGGCCTGGGGGGGGATGAGTTATTCGGAGGGTATGAGCGTTACCTCGGGTTGACCCTGAGCCAGTTTTACCAAAAGATCCCCCCCCTGATTACAAAGGCGATTATTCAACCTTTGGTTGGAAGAATTCCGGAACAGCAGAGCGGCCATTATTTGATCAATCACTTAAAGCGCTTTGTTCGGTCTGTGGACGGCGATCCGGCGAGCCGTTACCAGAGATACATGTCGGCGCTGGATGATTCAGCTAGGGGGAAGCTTTATTCAGAAGGACTTCAGAAAGAGATCAATGTCGCCCAAACAGAGCGACTGGGAACGCGATACTTTAATGCGCTGAGGAACGACCAGATACTCGATCGGGCCTTCTACCAGGATTTCAAAATGTACCTTCCCGATGACATTCTGGCCCTCTCTGATCGATTGAGTATGCACCATTCTCTGGAACTGAGGGTTCCGTTTGTTGATCATGAATTGGTCGAATTCTGCGCGACGATTCCTTCTTCTATGAAGATCCGATTTTTTAAGAAGAAGTATCTGCTGAAGAAGATTGCCAGGTCGTTTTTGCCTTCTGAAGTGATCAATCACAGGAAGCAGGGTTTTGCCTCTCCGATGGCTTCCTGGCTTAGAAATGATTTAAGGGGCTATTCGAGGGATCTCCTCTCCGAAGACAATCTCAACAGAAATGGTTTCTTTCGGAGTGGCTATATCAACAAACTACTCGACGACCACGTGATGAGAAGGGAGTCGCATGACAAGCTAATCTTTTCATTAATCGTGTTTCAAAAATGGTATGAAACCTACTGTTAA
- a CDS encoding serine O-acetyltransferase, whose amino-acid sequence MSFSDLKEDLGRYHVLLSKEPSLYKLWGIVSTEGIWVLISYRLGRWVRYELYIPIVKQILMAFTLVLHAVLRIITKIDIPFDVEIGRGFYIGHCGYIVVNPHAKLGSYCNISPGVIIGEGGRGECRGVPKIGDRVYIGPGAKIFGPILIGDNVAVGANAVVCDDVPDDAVVGGVPAKILSYNGSKDFVVTRE is encoded by the coding sequence TTGTCGTTTTCGGATTTAAAAGAAGACTTGGGAAGGTATCATGTTCTTTTGTCTAAGGAGCCGTCGCTTTACAAGCTCTGGGGCATTGTTTCGACCGAAGGGATCTGGGTCCTAATCAGCTACCGTCTTGGTCGATGGGTCAGATATGAGCTATACATTCCAATTGTCAAACAGATACTCATGGCGTTCACCCTGGTTCTCCATGCCGTCCTCCGGATCATCACAAAGATTGATATTCCATTTGATGTGGAGATCGGAAGAGGATTTTACATCGGACACTGCGGATATATTGTGGTCAATCCCCACGCCAAATTGGGCTCGTACTGTAACATTTCTCCCGGCGTCATTATCGGAGAAGGGGGAAGGGGAGAGTGTAGGGGTGTTCCTAAAATCGGGGATCGGGTCTATATTGGTCCGGGCGCGAAGATTTTCGGACCGATTCTAATCGGCGATAATGTCGCCGTCGGCGCAAATGCAGTCGTCTGCGACGATGTTCCCGATGATGCTGTCGTCGGGGGGGTGCCGGCAAAGATATTAAGTTACAATGGCTCTAAGGATTTCGTCGTCACGCGTGAATAG